GCTGCATGGCAGGCGATTCTCCTGACACGCTATACATGAAAGTACACGATGCCTGGGGCCGCACTGACAGAGGTGAAGCTCTATTCCCGGAGGATGTTACAGGCGGGGTAGTTTATATACTGCGCAACCCCCTGGATATGGCAAAGTCCTGTGCCCATCATTGGGGCCTGGACCTGTATAAGACGGTTGAAAACATGTGTGACCCCGAGTTTGCCCTCGCTCGTTCAATTGGCGAACTTTCTGACCAGCTGCGCCAGAGTATGCTCTCCTGGAGCGGCCATGTGCGAAGCTGGCTTGATGAATCGGGGCTGCCTGTTCACATAGTGCGTTACGAAGACCTTAGCCGGGACGCCGAAGCAATTTTTTCCGGGGTTGTACGCTTCTGCGGTCTTAAGTATAATGAGGCGAATGTGCGCAAAGCAGTGGCCTTCTCCGATTTCGGTGAATTGCAGCACCAGGAGTATAATAAGGGTTTTCGCGAGCGCCCGGTACAGGCCCCCGGCCTTTTCTTCCGCCGTGGACAGGCAGGCTCATGGAAAGAAGAACTGCCGTCTGAACTGGTCAAACGAATGATCGAGGTTCATGGAGAGATGATGAAAAGGTTCGGATACCTGGATGAGAATAATGAACCTGTTTAACAGGGTATTTTATTAATCAACTAAGAATAGGAGGTATCAACTATGTCTATTGAATTAAACCGTCAAATTGTACGCTCTGAAAACCTGATGTCTGCCCGTGTGGATAATGAAATCGTTATCCTGAACATGCCCAAAAACAACTATATAGGTCTTAACGAGATTGCCCTTCGCATATGGGATTTATTGGAAGTGCCCAGCAGCGTAGACGAGCTCTGCAATAGGTTGGGCCGGGAGTTCGAGGCAGCAACTGAGCAGATCGAGTCCGATTTGCTTTCTTTCCTGGAAGAATTGAAACAAGAGGGGTTGATCAGGTTTGTTGATTAGAGGCCTACTCAAGTTTATGCGGCTGCCGTTTGCTGTAAAACTCCTGCTGCAGGAGGCAGCCTTGTTTATGGCGCTTGCGCGGTCTGCAATCCTGCTGATTCCATTTCGCAGAATTGCGCCCCTGCTGGGTAATGAACGACTTGAATCTCCCCGGACGATTACACAATTGCAGGACTTAAAGGCAAAGCAGATCGGATGGGCAGTCGTTACAATGAGTAACAAAACCTTCTGGCAATCAACCTGCCTTGTACAGGCTATCGCTGTACAACTTATGCTTAACCGGCGAGGGATTCCCGGAACTCTTTACCTTGGCACTTTAAAAGACAAAGAAAATAAACTGCACGCCCACGCATGGATACGCTGCGGCGAGAACATCTTAACAGGAGCAGGTGGGCATCAACGGTTCTCAGTACTCTCCTCTTTTGCCCGGCCCCAAGAGCCTCAATCATCTTCACCTCAGGGGTTAGTTAATAGATGACCTCTAAGTTTTTCAACCCAGTTCGATAATCTTCATCATCCAGATTACTCTTGACACCATAGTCTGCCAGAATGTTCATCATTTCACTAATTGAGACCCCTGCTATCTCAGCAGCTTTTCCTAAACCTGAATAATCTTCCATACTATTTCGAGATCAACCCCGAAGTATTCATGGATAAGAAGGTAAAGACGTTAATCTCTTCAGACATAAATGATTTGCCCTATTATTTTTTCTCTTATT
The Nitrospirota bacterium genome window above contains:
- a CDS encoding UPF0175 family protein, with the translated sequence MEDYSGLGKAAEIAGVSISEMMNILADYGVKSNLDDEDYRTGLKNLEVIY
- a CDS encoding PqqD family protein, encoding MSIELNRQIVRSENLMSARVDNEIVILNMPKNNYIGLNEIALRIWDLLEVPSSVDELCNRLGREFEAATEQIESDLLSFLEELKQEGLIRFVD
- a CDS encoding sulfotransferase domain-containing protein, which codes for MAKIIWLASYPKSGNTWMRVLLTNYLSNSDSPADINKLEGGPIASARAWFDEWAGIEASSMNDTVIERLRPDVYRCMAGDSPDTLYMKVHDAWGRTDRGEALFPEDVTGGVVYILRNPLDMAKSCAHHWGLDLYKTVENMCDPEFALARSIGELSDQLRQSMLSWSGHVRSWLDESGLPVHIVRYEDLSRDAEAIFSGVVRFCGLKYNEANVRKAVAFSDFGELQHQEYNKGFRERPVQAPGLFFRRGQAGSWKEELPSELVKRMIEVHGEMMKRFGYLDENNEPV
- a CDS encoding lasso peptide biosynthesis B2 protein, translated to MLIRGLLKFMRLPFAVKLLLQEAALFMALARSAILLIPFRRIAPLLGNERLESPRTITQLQDLKAKQIGWAVVTMSNKTFWQSTCLVQAIAVQLMLNRRGIPGTLYLGTLKDKENKLHAHAWIRCGENILTGAGGHQRFSVLSSFARPQEPQSSSPQGLVNR